One part of the Halobacteria archaeon AArc-dxtr1 genome encodes these proteins:
- a CDS encoding ferritin-like domain-containing protein, which produces MSLGQRVSTDHQLIRLLQIGVVLEEVVESRAAHHLESLPPEERADVDEEVRELLADAANESADHRERLEDLIDEFEAETVGYEEINALVDARYGPPEDTDGVLYDQLCNEETAYKFYDDLIAAIESSDVEFAVDRERLIATLVSIREEERDGVEEVTELMERRA; this is translated from the coding sequence ATGAGCCTGGGACAGCGCGTCTCGACCGACCACCAACTCATTCGACTGCTCCAGATCGGAGTCGTCTTGGAGGAGGTCGTCGAGTCACGTGCCGCCCACCACCTCGAGTCGCTGCCGCCCGAAGAGCGGGCGGACGTCGACGAAGAGGTACGGGAACTGCTTGCTGACGCTGCCAACGAATCGGCCGATCACCGGGAGCGTCTCGAAGATCTGATCGACGAGTTCGAGGCCGAGACGGTCGGCTACGAGGAGATCAACGCCCTCGTCGATGCACGATACGGTCCGCCGGAGGACACCGACGGCGTGCTCTACGATCAGCTCTGCAACGAGGAGACAGCCTACAAGTTCTACGACGACCTCATCGCCGCAATCGAGTCCTCGGATGTCGAGTTCGCCGTCGACCGAGAGCGACTCATAGCGACGCTCGTATCGATCCGGGAGGAAGAACGCGACGGCGTCGAGGAAGTGACCGAGCTGATGGAGCGACGAGCATGA